Proteins encoded by one window of Kribbella flavida DSM 17836:
- a CDS encoding phosphotransferase family protein — translation MDGFEAIAASAVPLTGGYGGETFAVSAAGEDAVLKLYAQQPGRAAVDAALLRLVRGLLPVPRVLDVQVDEVGGDPTYLLTERLPGINLQTFLETATEAQRESVGGQLGELLVRLSGMPFLTFGQFRGSDLAIESFGSGGLTQWVDHHLGALNLNEEQSDSLRTVIDRAEDLSDTGVQRICLVHSDFNAKNLLVDPETARITGLVDWEFAHAGSPYADLGNLLRFGTDPVLERAALRVVRETGPELGDRLVERARAADLWALIDLAARAGTNRVATAAHALITRMADTGDLAAGRPDPDVVH, via the coding sequence GTGGATGGATTCGAGGCGATCGCGGCCAGTGCTGTTCCGTTGACGGGTGGGTACGGCGGCGAGACGTTTGCGGTGAGCGCGGCCGGCGAGGATGCCGTGCTCAAGTTGTACGCGCAGCAGCCGGGACGAGCTGCCGTTGACGCCGCGCTGCTGCGGCTCGTCCGTGGGCTGCTGCCGGTGCCGCGGGTGCTGGATGTGCAGGTCGACGAGGTCGGCGGCGATCCGACGTACCTGCTGACCGAGCGACTCCCGGGGATCAACCTGCAGACCTTCCTGGAGACGGCGACGGAAGCCCAGCGGGAATCGGTCGGCGGTCAGCTGGGGGAGTTGCTGGTCCGGCTGAGTGGGATGCCGTTCCTGACCTTCGGCCAGTTCCGCGGCAGCGACCTGGCGATCGAGTCGTTCGGCAGCGGAGGTCTGACCCAGTGGGTGGATCACCACCTCGGCGCCCTGAACCTGAATGAGGAGCAGAGCGACAGCCTGCGGACCGTGATCGACCGAGCCGAGGACCTGTCCGACACCGGCGTGCAGCGGATCTGCCTCGTGCACAGCGACTTCAACGCCAAGAATCTGCTCGTCGACCCGGAGACCGCCCGGATCACCGGTCTGGTGGACTGGGAGTTCGCGCACGCCGGTTCGCCGTACGCCGATCTCGGCAACCTGTTGCGATTCGGCACCGATCCGGTCCTGGAGCGGGCCGCGCTGCGCGTCGTCCGGGAGACTGGTCCGGAGCTGGGGGACCGGCTCGTCGAGCGGGCCCGGGCGGCCGACCTGTGGGCGTTGATCGACCTCGCCGCACGCGCCGGGACGAACCGGGTGGCGACCGCGGCGCACGCGCTGATCACCCGGATGGCCGACACCGGCGACCTCGCCGCGGGCCGCCCGGATCCGGACGTCGTACATTGA
- the rpsA gene encoding 30S ribosomal protein S1, whose product MTASIEAPLDPAVRSTPQVAVNDIGSEEDFLAAIDLTIKYFNDGDIVEGTIVKVDRDEVLLDIGYKTEGVIPSRELSIKHDVDPNEVVNVGDHVEALVLQKEDKEGRLILSKKRAQYEKAWGTIEKIKEEDGVVTGTVIEVVKGGLILDIGLRGFLPASLVEMRRVRDLQPYVGQEIEAKIIELDKNRNNVVLSRRAWLEQTQSEVRMNFLTQLQKGQIRKGVVSSIVNFGAFVDLGGVDGLVHVSELSWKHIDHPTEVVEVGQEVTVEVLDVDMDRERVSLSLKATQEDPWQQFARTHQMGQIVPGKVTKLVPFGAFVRVEEGIEGLVHISELAERHVEIPEQVVQVNDDVMVKIIDIDLERRRISLSLKQANEGVDPVSDDFDPTLYGMAATYDDQGNYVYPDGFDPETGEWLEGFDKQREEWERQYAEAHARWEAHKKQIEEAKSADVEAGEASTYSSAAAPKDDAPVEGALASDEALQALREKLTGQG is encoded by the coding sequence ATGACGGCCAGCATCGAGGCACCTCTCGACCCCGCAGTACGCAGCACCCCGCAGGTAGCGGTCAATGACATCGGGTCGGAGGAAGACTTCCTCGCGGCGATCGATCTGACCATCAAGTACTTCAACGACGGCGACATCGTTGAGGGGACCATCGTCAAGGTCGACCGGGACGAGGTTCTCCTCGACATCGGTTACAAGACCGAAGGCGTCATCCCGTCGCGCGAGCTGTCGATCAAGCACGACGTCGACCCGAACGAGGTCGTCAACGTCGGCGATCACGTCGAGGCCCTGGTTCTCCAGAAGGAGGACAAGGAAGGCCGTCTGATCCTGTCCAAGAAGCGCGCTCAGTACGAGAAGGCGTGGGGCACGATCGAGAAGATCAAGGAAGAGGACGGCGTCGTCACCGGCACCGTCATCGAGGTCGTCAAGGGTGGACTCATCCTGGACATCGGCCTGCGTGGCTTCCTGCCGGCCTCGCTCGTCGAGATGCGTCGGGTCCGCGACCTCCAGCCGTACGTCGGCCAGGAGATCGAGGCCAAGATCATCGAGCTCGACAAGAACCGCAACAACGTGGTCCTGTCGCGTCGTGCGTGGCTGGAGCAGACGCAGTCCGAGGTGCGGATGAACTTCCTCACCCAGCTGCAGAAGGGCCAGATCCGCAAGGGTGTCGTGTCCTCGATCGTCAACTTCGGTGCGTTCGTGGACCTCGGCGGCGTCGACGGTCTGGTGCACGTCTCCGAGCTGTCCTGGAAGCACATCGACCACCCGACCGAGGTCGTCGAGGTCGGCCAGGAGGTCACCGTCGAGGTGCTGGACGTCGACATGGACCGCGAGCGCGTCTCGCTGTCGCTGAAGGCGACCCAGGAAGACCCGTGGCAGCAGTTCGCCCGGACCCACCAGATGGGCCAGATCGTGCCCGGCAAGGTCACCAAGCTGGTTCCGTTCGGTGCGTTCGTCCGCGTCGAGGAGGGCATCGAGGGCCTGGTGCACATCTCCGAGCTGGCCGAGCGTCACGTCGAGATCCCCGAGCAGGTCGTCCAGGTCAACGACGACGTCATGGTCAAGATCATCGACATCGACCTCGAGCGTCGCCGGATCTCGCTGTCGCTGAAGCAGGCCAACGAGGGTGTCGACCCGGTCTCCGACGACTTCGACCCCACGCTGTACGGCATGGCGGCGACGTACGACGACCAGGGCAACTACGTCTACCCCGACGGCTTCGACCCCGAGACCGGCGAGTGGCTCGAGGGCTTCGACAAGCAGCGTGAGGAGTGGGAGCGGCAGTACGCCGAGGCCCACGCGCGCTGGGAGGCCCACAAGAAGCAGATCGAGGAGGCCAAGTCGGCCGACGTCGAGGCCGGCGAGGCGTCGACGTACTCCTCCGCCGCGGCCCCGAAGGACGACGCTCCCGTCGAGGGCGCGCTCGCTTCCGACGAGGCGCTCCAGGCGCTCCGCGAGAAGCTGACCGGCCAGGGCTGA
- a CDS encoding GNAT family N-acetyltransferase has protein sequence MWWLEVRPEHRGRGLGAALLGTALRLLAARGADQVVLSVDDDAPAGDPRDRTAAKRLDARAGFREVDRLWSYRLLR, from the coding sequence CTGTGGTGGCTCGAGGTCAGGCCGGAGCATCGCGGACGTGGTCTCGGTGCGGCTCTGCTCGGTACGGCGCTGCGGTTGCTGGCCGCTCGGGGCGCCGACCAGGTGGTCCTGTCCGTCGATGACGACGCGCCGGCGGGTGATCCGCGCGATCGCACCGCGGCCAAGCGGCTCGACGCGCGGGCGGGCTTCCGCGAAGTCGACCGGCTGTGGTCGTACCGGCTGCTTCGCTAG
- a CDS encoding AfsR/SARP family transcriptional regulator gives MEIRLLGPFEAVRGDEPVPGLTGRVRTLLAILALAAPDAVSVDAIGQRLWGDAPPANLRPSVQTSVARLRTLLAPHLRVDTTPGGYALRIDPAKVDVHRFMQLIESADSAADAAAQRERLTAALGLWRGEPFGGIRSDWLEQEQSPRLTEAYLSAVERRIDLDLAAGRQESALPELRELTARHPLRESLWLRLLTALHRSGRPAEALTLYEELRRRLADELGVDPEAQLRLLYAELLEATEPSGNHAAPAEPPRQLPPSPARFTGRAKALARLDSLSSVHERALTILAVHGQGGVGKTSLALHWAHRVAQRFPDGQLYLNLQGYGPGEPMHPEVALDMLLRGLGVSGAQIPDGGPARTALLRTVLADRKVLILLDNARDAEQVRPLLPGAGCLVLITSRSQLRSLAAREGAHRIALDRFSADDSTAYLTATFRPHGVRATGDELAELAQLCGHLPLALAIAAERVTREPLTGVRSLIAELLDHPDRLKVLDVDEDDDGALRVVFDWSYQVLEPERAQMFRLLALHPAQDLSLEAAAALAGATTRQAAQRLDGLVGAHLLEQQPGKRYQLHDLLRVYSVSLAEQFERPAQREEARGRLLDWYAHSALSAKKALDRTRPLLDFGAPPAGQTPLAFDDTGTAVSWFNRERQVLVAAVHDAARHGHHRAAYRLAGALWPYLVYVRALDDIFDTQRVALEAAQLSGDTAGEAATAHNAGRAYFQRGDLAQAFKHLEHAMRLFELIGDDRGRGWVLTDLGRLYRRSGDPQAAISRHQQAIVALEGADDPVVEARNHRGLADNYLAVGRARDAVNEADRAVTLNRRAGERRAESFALDTLATAWLAVGDQAAAVRYYQQSLEISRDLLDRWAEASTLTNLGHALHAAGNHPEARAQWQTALDLFTETGMPDTADLSRTTLRNLLDH, from the coding sequence GTGGAGATCCGCCTGCTGGGGCCGTTCGAGGCAGTGCGCGGCGACGAGCCGGTCCCGGGCCTGACAGGTCGTGTCCGTACGCTGCTGGCGATCCTCGCGCTGGCCGCACCCGACGCCGTCTCCGTCGATGCGATCGGTCAGCGCCTCTGGGGTGACGCTCCCCCAGCCAACCTGCGACCCAGCGTGCAGACCTCCGTCGCCCGGCTGCGCACGCTGCTCGCGCCGCACCTGCGCGTCGACACCACGCCGGGCGGCTACGCGCTGCGGATCGACCCGGCGAAAGTGGACGTGCACCGGTTCATGCAGCTGATCGAGTCGGCCGACTCTGCCGCCGATGCCGCAGCCCAACGCGAACGGCTCACCGCCGCACTCGGGCTCTGGCGAGGTGAACCGTTCGGCGGCATCCGCTCCGACTGGCTGGAGCAAGAGCAGAGCCCGAGGCTGACTGAGGCGTACCTGTCCGCCGTCGAACGCCGGATCGACCTGGACCTCGCAGCCGGCCGTCAGGAGAGCGCGCTGCCGGAGCTGCGCGAGCTCACCGCAAGGCACCCGCTCCGGGAGTCGCTGTGGCTCCGGCTCCTCACCGCCCTGCACCGCTCGGGCCGGCCAGCCGAGGCCCTCACCCTGTACGAGGAGCTGCGTCGCCGGCTGGCGGACGAGCTCGGCGTCGACCCGGAAGCCCAACTACGCCTCCTGTACGCCGAACTGCTGGAGGCAACCGAGCCATCCGGCAATCACGCTGCTCCGGCTGAGCCGCCACGCCAGCTCCCACCCAGTCCAGCGCGCTTCACCGGTCGCGCGAAAGCCCTTGCCCGGCTGGACTCGCTCAGCTCGGTTCACGAGCGGGCGCTGACGATCCTCGCGGTGCACGGTCAGGGCGGCGTCGGCAAGACCTCGCTGGCCCTGCACTGGGCTCATCGGGTCGCTCAGCGCTTCCCGGACGGCCAGCTGTACCTGAACCTCCAGGGCTACGGCCCAGGAGAGCCGATGCATCCGGAGGTCGCGCTGGACATGCTGCTGCGTGGCCTTGGCGTCTCCGGCGCGCAGATACCGGACGGCGGCCCCGCTCGTACTGCCCTGCTGCGCACAGTTCTCGCAGACCGCAAGGTGCTCATCCTGTTGGACAACGCGCGCGACGCTGAGCAGGTCCGGCCGTTGCTGCCAGGGGCTGGCTGCCTCGTGCTGATCACCAGCCGCAGTCAGCTGCGTTCGCTGGCCGCTCGCGAGGGCGCTCACCGCATCGCCCTGGACCGCTTCAGCGCCGACGACTCCACGGCGTACCTGACGGCGACCTTCCGGCCGCATGGGGTGCGGGCGACCGGGGACGAGCTCGCGGAGCTGGCCCAGCTCTGCGGTCACCTCCCGTTGGCGCTGGCAATCGCGGCAGAACGCGTCACCCGGGAGCCGTTGACCGGCGTACGGTCGCTGATCGCGGAGCTGCTTGACCACCCGGACCGGCTGAAGGTGCTGGACGTCGACGAGGACGACGACGGCGCGCTCCGAGTGGTCTTCGACTGGTCCTACCAGGTCCTGGAGCCGGAACGGGCCCAGATGTTCCGCTTGCTGGCGCTGCATCCGGCGCAGGACCTCAGCCTGGAAGCTGCTGCCGCGCTGGCGGGCGCGACGACCCGGCAAGCGGCTCAGCGTCTCGATGGCCTGGTCGGAGCTCATCTGCTCGAACAGCAGCCGGGCAAGCGGTACCAGCTGCACGACCTGCTGCGGGTGTACTCAGTCAGCTTGGCGGAACAGTTCGAACGACCGGCTCAGCGGGAGGAAGCTCGCGGTCGGTTGCTGGACTGGTACGCGCACTCGGCCCTCAGCGCCAAGAAGGCGCTGGACCGGACTCGCCCCTTGCTGGACTTCGGTGCACCGCCGGCGGGGCAGACACCGCTGGCCTTCGACGACACCGGTACAGCGGTCAGCTGGTTCAACCGGGAGCGGCAGGTCCTGGTCGCCGCGGTGCACGATGCCGCGCGCCACGGACACCACCGGGCGGCGTACCGGTTGGCTGGCGCGCTCTGGCCCTACCTGGTCTACGTACGCGCGCTGGACGACATCTTCGACACGCAGCGGGTGGCGCTGGAGGCGGCTCAGCTGTCCGGTGACACCGCCGGTGAGGCTGCGACGGCGCACAACGCCGGCCGGGCCTACTTCCAGCGCGGCGACCTGGCGCAGGCTTTCAAGCATCTCGAGCATGCGATGAGGTTGTTCGAGCTGATCGGCGACGACCGAGGCCGTGGTTGGGTGCTGACCGACCTGGGCCGGCTCTACCGCCGGTCCGGAGATCCGCAGGCCGCGATCAGCCGGCACCAGCAGGCGATCGTCGCTCTTGAAGGAGCCGACGACCCCGTTGTGGAAGCACGCAACCACCGAGGTCTCGCGGACAACTACCTGGCCGTCGGGCGCGCCCGCGACGCCGTCAACGAAGCAGACCGTGCAGTCACCCTGAACCGACGCGCCGGCGAGCGCCGCGCGGAGTCCTTCGCGCTCGACACGCTCGCCACCGCCTGGCTGGCCGTGGGCGACCAGGCCGCGGCCGTCCGGTACTACCAGCAGTCACTGGAAATCAGCCGCGACCTCCTCGACCGCTGGGCCGAAGCCTCCACCCTGACAAACCTCGGCCATGCGCTGCATGCCGCCGGCAACCACCCCGAAGCCCGCGCCCAGTGGCAGACCGCCCTCGACCTCTTCACCGAAACCGGCATGCCCGACACCGCCGACCTCAGCCGCACCACCCTCCGAAACCTGCTGGACCACTGA
- the coaE gene encoding dephospho-CoA kinase: MLRVGLTGGIGSGKSAVSARLAARGAVVIDSDVLAREVVARGTDGLAEVVAVFGDGVLTADGELDRPAVGRIVFGDEQARRRLEAVIHPRVRARAAEIEAAAPADAVVVHDIPLLVETGQAAKFDLVLVVDVPVELQVERLTSQRGMAADEARRRIASQASREDRLAAADVVIDNSGSLDELDRRLDQVWATLTARIAGHGPDTKA, from the coding sequence GTGCTGAGAGTGGGATTGACCGGGGGAATCGGGTCGGGCAAGAGCGCGGTGTCCGCGCGACTGGCCGCGCGCGGTGCGGTGGTGATCGACTCGGACGTGCTGGCCCGCGAGGTGGTCGCCCGCGGCACCGACGGGCTGGCCGAGGTGGTCGCGGTGTTCGGCGACGGCGTACTGACGGCCGACGGTGAGCTGGACCGTCCCGCGGTCGGCAGGATCGTCTTCGGCGACGAGCAGGCCCGGCGCAGGTTGGAGGCGGTGATCCACCCGCGGGTCCGGGCCCGGGCTGCCGAGATCGAGGCCGCGGCGCCGGCCGACGCGGTGGTGGTGCACGACATCCCGTTGCTGGTCGAGACCGGTCAGGCCGCCAAGTTCGACCTGGTGCTGGTGGTCGACGTACCGGTCGAGCTGCAGGTCGAGCGGCTCACCTCGCAGCGCGGGATGGCCGCGGACGAGGCGCGGCGGCGGATCGCCAGCCAGGCCTCACGCGAGGACCGGCTGGCCGCCGCCGACGTGGTGATCGACAACTCGGGCAGCCTGGACGAGCTCGACCGCCGCCTGGACCAGGTCTGGGCCACGCTGACGGCCCGGATCGCAGGCCACGGTCCGGACACGAAAGCGTGA
- a CDS encoding PrsW family glutamic-type intramembrane protease produces MSHFCHHCGTDLRSPDAGRKNAYAARPDEPVASFRLVSTIMPQGAGRQPYTYKVALGIALALTVVTAALGALPVAIMVAAFAIPIVYILYLYDVNLWEDEPVPVVAAAFVLTGVLAAVFTWLWSDRLTLSTGTIGGNDAGPAGRDLLILLLLVPVVSELIRQVGPLYLASRPRYDDLMDGFTFGVVAGVGFACFETLVLHWGWISGGFAGPGTSTGTWISVVVLHGFIKPLIYGSATGLAVAEFSGLGEKYDGFTARWVIGLLQAIVVNALFHGGVYLLGFVGGHGSTLGAILGVLWGLLLLGALIIRVRTVLHKGLLEAALESAARGGSNHASGELAFCSRCEMPLLPHSDFCSACGNSTRSVPKSERGALAQSGRPAGGYDGTTGETQA; encoded by the coding sequence GTGTCGCACTTCTGCCATCACTGTGGCACGGATCTGCGCTCCCCGGACGCGGGGCGGAAGAACGCGTACGCCGCCAGACCGGACGAGCCGGTGGCGTCGTTCCGGCTGGTGTCGACGATCATGCCGCAGGGTGCCGGCCGGCAGCCGTACACCTACAAGGTGGCGCTCGGCATCGCCCTGGCGCTCACCGTGGTGACCGCGGCGCTCGGTGCGCTGCCGGTGGCGATCATGGTGGCCGCGTTCGCGATCCCGATCGTCTACATCCTGTACCTGTACGACGTGAACCTCTGGGAGGACGAACCGGTCCCGGTGGTCGCGGCGGCGTTCGTGCTGACCGGCGTACTGGCCGCGGTGTTCACCTGGTTGTGGTCGGACCGGCTCACCCTGTCCACCGGGACCATAGGCGGCAACGACGCCGGCCCGGCCGGGCGGGACCTGCTCATCCTGCTGCTGCTCGTCCCGGTCGTCTCGGAACTGATCCGGCAGGTCGGACCGCTCTACCTGGCCTCCCGGCCCCGGTACGACGACCTGATGGACGGCTTCACCTTCGGTGTGGTCGCCGGTGTGGGCTTCGCCTGCTTCGAGACGCTCGTGCTGCACTGGGGCTGGATCAGCGGCGGCTTCGCCGGTCCGGGCACCAGCACCGGCACCTGGATCTCCGTGGTCGTGCTGCACGGGTTCATCAAGCCGCTGATCTACGGATCCGCCACCGGACTGGCCGTGGCCGAGTTCTCCGGGCTGGGCGAGAAGTACGACGGCTTCACCGCGCGCTGGGTGATCGGTCTGCTGCAGGCCATCGTGGTGAACGCGCTGTTCCACGGTGGCGTCTACCTGCTCGGCTTCGTCGGCGGGCACGGCTCAACGCTCGGGGCGATCCTCGGTGTGCTCTGGGGTCTGCTGCTGCTCGGCGCGCTGATCATCCGGGTCCGCACGGTGCTGCACAAGGGACTGCTGGAGGCGGCGCTGGAGTCTGCCGCCCGCGGTGGTTCGAACCACGCGTCCGGTGAGCTCGCGTTCTGCTCGCGCTGCGAGATGCCGCTGCTGCCGCACTCGGACTTCTGCTCCGCCTGTGGCAACTCGACGCGCTCGGTGCCCAAGTCGGAGCGCGGTGCGCTGGCGCAGAGCGGCCGGCCGGCCGGAGGGTACGACGGAACTACTGGGGAGACGCAGGCATGA